The Streptomyces sp. NBC_01317 genomic interval GGCAGTGAATGAATCGGCGAGCGCGCACTCCAGCCACCCGAGGCCGTCGAAGATCAGAGCACCCGTGTGCTCTCCGCGGTCGGCGGGCAGCGCCTCGAGAGCCTCGACCCGGTTCTGCCTGGGGCGTGCCAGTTGCCCCGCGGTCTTCGCGCCGTCCGCTCCCAGGATGGAGACCGCGCACACCCCGGCCACCAGCATGTCGGCCAGGAAGACCGACTCCTGGCGCAGGCAGAACGAGATGAGCGGAGGGTCGTACGACACGGGGGCGAGAGAGTTCACGGTGACGGCGTCGTGGCGTCGGCCGCCGGGCGCGCCCGCCTCGGCGAGATGGGTGCTGACCACGCCGACGCCGGTGGCGAAGTGCCGCATCGCCGTTCGCAGATCGAGTTCCACGGCTCTCCTCGTGTGCTGGACGTTGAGGCGGCCGCCCCTGTCCGGGCCGTTCCGGGGCCGCTGACAAGACGTTAACCACCGGGGCACGGACACTGTGTCGTCCCCGCGCACCCGCTCTGTCGCGTTCGCGTAGCCGGAGTGCGCGGATGCGGCACACGCCGTGCGTGGACGCCGCAGAACATGCCCCGGTTTCTGGCCAGACTTCGACGGTCATGGACGGAACGCCGTCCGGCAGAAGGGGGCTCTCAGTGATGCTGCCAGGGTTCGGAGGTGTCGTGGCAGAGTCCTTATCGGCCGCGCCCGCCCATCGGCGACGGCCCGTTCCGGTGCCGCCGCGCTCCTCCGGGCGGGCCGCTCTCCGCGGCAGGGAAGGCGGGGCCGCGTGATCCGCACAGCCGCTGTGGTGGGGACGGGATTCATCGGCACCTCGGCGGCACTGGCGCTGAGCCGGCGCGGTGTTCAGGTGTATCTGCTGGACGCCGACGAGTCGGCGGCGCGGGTCGCCGCCGCGCTTGGCGCAGGCACCTTCGGACCGCCCGGCCAACGCGTCGACCTGGCGGTGCTCGCGGTCCCGCCCGCCTGGGTCGCCCAGGTACTGGCGGAACAGCAGCACCGCGCGCTGGCGCACAGCTACACCGATGTGGCCAGCGTCAAATCGGCCACCGCACTGGCCATCACACGCGGCGCGGCAGATCACACCAGCTATGTCGGCGGTCATCCGCTGGCCGGCAGCGAGCACTCCGGCCCCTTGACCGCCCGTGCCGACCTGTTCGAGGGCCGCCCTTGGGTACTCACCCCCGGCATCGAAACCTCTCCGGCCGCCCTCAACCGGACGCTGGCCGCCGTCGCACTGTGCGGCGCGACCCCCCTGGTCATGGAACCAGCTGCCCACGACCGCACCGTGGCCCTGGTCTCCCACGCCCCTCACCTGGTTGCTTCCCTGATGGCGGCCAGGCTTCAGGGCGCGCCACCCGAAGTGCTGAGACTGGTCGGGCAGGGGCTCCGGGACGCGACCCGGATCGCGGGCGGCGACCCCGGGCTGTGGAGCGACATCATCCGCTCCAACGCGCTCGCGATCGGGGAGACGTTGAGAGAACTGATGAAGGACCTGGAGACGGTCGTGGGCGCGCTGCGCGACATCGAGATGTCCGGCTCACAGGTCCGGACGGACGCCTCGGCGGCGCTCGGTGAGCTGCTGGCCCGGGGTCAGGACGGCTGGGCCACTGTGCACGGCCGGGGCCACCCCACGCCTGCCGGGCACCTGACGCTCCAGATCGCGGTGGCCGACCTGCCGGGTGAGTTGGGGCGGCTGCTCCTCGCGGCGGCGGAAATCGGCGTCGACGTGGAAGACGTACAGCTGTGCGGGCCCGGTGACGCGGCGGGACTGGCGGTGCGGATAGCCGCGACTCCCGTCACGGCCGAGTCGATCCGCCATCGGCTGGCCGACGGCGGCTGGCACGTGTCGGTGGTCGACCCGGGCCTGGCCACCGCCCACCCGGCCTGAGGCCCGGGACACGTCCCGGGCAGGGCCCGTCCCGCCGAGGGGCGGCCGGGTCCCGCCGTACCCCCGCGCCCAGCTGCCTTCTGCGAGAACCGGTACCGGATTCCATGAGCCGGAAAGGCCCCGGGGCCGAACTGCGCCGAGGGCGGGGCGAGTTCGCCAGGGCTCCGGGAGACCGGTCCACGGAGATACGTGCGCCGGCGTCGGAATAGCCTCCCGGGCCCCCGAGTTGATGACGGTATGGCTGAGCAGAAGAATGCCCCCGTCCGGGGCTCCGCGCGGGGAACCGCGCCCGTACCGTTGTCCGTGCTGGACTTAGCCGCTGTGGGAGAGGGATACACCGCACGCGAAGCGCTGAACACATCCGTGCGGCTGGCTCGCTTGGCGGAGTCGCGCGGTTTCCACCGCTACTGGGTCGCCGAGCATCACTCCATGCCGGGGATCTCCAGCAGCAGTCCGGCGGTGATCCTGGCTCATCTGGCGGCGCATACCGAGCGTATCCGGCTGGGATCCGGTGGCGTGATGCTGCCCAACCACGCTCCGCTGGTGGTCGCCGAGCAGTTCGGAACCCTGGAGGCCCTCGCCCCGGGACGCGTGGACCTCGGCCTGGGGCGTGCGCCTGGCACGGACGGTGCCACCGCGGCGGCGCTGAGGCGTACCGACAAGCCCGCAGCGGCGGGGGACGCCTTCGGGGGAGAGGTGGAGGAGCTGATCCGCTTTCTCGACAACGACTTTCCCGACGGGCACCCCTACCAGCGAATCCACGCGATTCCCGGTCCTGTGCAGGGCCCCACGGAGCGGCCGCAGGTGTGGCTGCTCGGCTCGTCCGGCTTCTCCGCCCGCCTTGCCGCGGAATGGGGACTCCCGTTCGCCTTCGCCCATCACTTCTCGGCACAGAACACGCTCCCGGCACTCGACCTCTACCGCACGGCGTTCCGCCCTTCCGCCACGCTGGCGGAGCCGTACGCCGTGATCGGCGTTTTCGCGTTCGCCGCGGAGGACCCTGAGACGGCGAGGCGGGAGGCGCTCACCGGCGCGCTGGCGACGGTGCGACTGCGCAGCGGACGACCGGGCCTGATCCCGACGGCCGAAGAGGCCGCGGCACATGCTTTCTCCGCACAGGAACAGGGTGCTCTGGGCAGTTGGCTTGACAATGCCCTGTACGGAACGGCGGACGAGGTCCGCGCGGGCCTGGACGAGTTGCAGAAGCGGACGGGCGCGGACGAACTGATGCTTGCCATGAACTCACACGGGACCGAAGCGCGAGTGCGTTCCTACCAGTTGATCGCCGACGCGTACGCGCTGCCGGGCGGTGACGCCGGACCGCGGTAACGGCTGCCCCCTCGGGGGCTCCACCGCGCGCGGAGGTTGGTTCTCCGGTCTGCCGTCCGTGTCATGCGGTGGAATTTCGCCGGGCGTTCACCTGACGAAATCGAGGCGGCGCGCAAGGACTGGACGGATTGATTCCGCCGCGGTCCGCTGTGTGGCCTTCGCCGTGCCCCCTCATCCGGGTTGGGTTCCGGTGGTCGTTACAACACCCCAGCCCGGGGGATGCGATGGGCTTCGAGATCCGCAAGGACCGTGAGCGTCAGGACAGCCGGACCCTGGTCCGTGAGCGGGAGGAATACCACCGGCTCATGGACCAGGGCGTAAGCAGTCGGCAAATCCGGCGGCGGCCCGATACCGCAGGCCCGGCCGGCTCCGTCGCCAGAGGAAGCGGCCGGGTCACGTGCCTCAGTCACCGCCCGAGCTCGACGAGCAGCCGGGGGGGGCGCGCGAGGTCTGGCCGAGTACGGACAGGGCACCGTGTGACCACATGAGTGAGCCCCGCCGAGCTCCTCACGCCCCGCACGGTCTCACATCCCGCGGATCACGCGGATGGCCGGTGGGGCCGCCGCGCCCGCCACCTCGTTCTGTGAAAAACTTGCCAGGGAGGTAGGCGCATGCTTCACGCATGGGATCGTGACCACGTCCTGGCCGCGCTGCTGCTCGCCTTCATCGCTCTCATCGCCTTCCTCCAGCTGGCGGTGGATCCGGGTCTCTTCCCGTGGGCGGGATATTCGGTCCTCGCCGAGCTGATCGCCAGCGCCCTCCTCCCCCTTCGGCTGACCTTCGTCGTCGGGGTGGCCGACCTGGGCGCGGTGGCCGGTGTCTACGGGGCAGGCGTCCAGGGAGTCGCCACACGCGACCGCTTCATCACCGTTCTCGCGGTGTTCCTCGCGTTTGTCGTCAGCCTGTTCGTCTGCCGCCTCCGCGAGAAACGGGACAGACGCCTCCGGAACCTGACGATCTCCAGAGCCCGGTTGCGCCTGCTCAGTGAGGCCGGGCGCCGGGTCGGAAGCACGCTGGACGTCTCCCGTACGGCCGCCGAACTGGCCGATGTGGCCGTGGTCGACTTCGCCGATCTGGTCCGGGTCGATCTTGTCGCCACCCGGGAACCCTTCGCGGCGCCCACGACCGGCGCGCAACGGGTCTTTCCGGCCGCGTCGCGGGCCGGCCCGTCGGCCGGGCCGGGAGGTCCGCCGGGCCCCGGGGACCCGATGACGTACCGGGAGTCGTCCGGTCCCGCCACCTGCCTGGCCACCGGCGGCTCCGTCCTCAGCCAGGATCCCGCGACCACGGCGACCTGGTTCACCCCGGGTGCGGCAGAGCCGGCGGAGGCCGGCGAGGCGGGTCCGGCGTCCGCCATGGCCGTCGCCCTGCGTGCCCGCCGCGGCACCCTGGGTGTGGTCGTCTTCGGCCGCCTCGGCACACGACCCCCCTTCGACGAGGACGACGTCCTCCTCGCCAAGGAGATCGCCTCGCGGGCCGCCGTCTGCATCGACAACGCGCGCCGCTACACCCGCGAGCGGGAGACCGCCCTGGCGCTGCAACGCAGTCTCCTGCCGCAGGAGATGCCGAGCCTCATGGCCGTGGAGACCCACTCCCGCTACCTGCCCGCCGACTCCGCGGCCGGGGTGGGGGGCGACTGGTTCGACGTCATCCCGCTGTCCGGGGCCCGGGTCGCCCTGATCGTCGGGGACGTCGCGGGGCACGGCATCCAGGCCTCGGCGACCATGGGGCGCCTGCGCACCGCCGTACGGACCCTCGCCGACATCGAGCTGACCCCCGACGAACTCCTCACCCGCCTCGACGGCATCGTGCTGCACCGGACGGCGGGCGTCCGCAACGAGATCGCCGACACGGACCTCAGTGCCACGTGCCTGTACGCGGTCTACGACCCCGTGACCTGCGAGTGCACCGTGGCCCGGGCGGGCCACGCGCCGCCCGTGGTGCGCTACCCCGACGGCACCGTCGACCTCCTGGACGCCCCCGCGGGACCGCCGCTCGGCGTCGGAGGACTGCCCTTCGAGTCGGCCACGGCGCACGTCCCGGAGGGCAGCCTCGTCGTCCTCTACACCGACGGTCTGATCGAGTCCTACGACCACGACATCGACGAGGGCCTGGACCTCCTCCGCGCGGCTCTGCGCGGCACCAACCCCTCCATGAGCGACGCGGCCGACCACATCCTCCGCTCGCTGCTCCCCAACCCGCCGAGGGACGACGTGGCGCTGCTCATCGCCCGTACCGGCGCGCTGGGCGCCGACCAGGTCGCGGGGTGGCAACTGCCCAGCGCCCCCGCCGCGGTGGCACAGGCGCGGAAGTACGCCACCGACCAGCTCACCGCCTGGGACATGAGTGAGGACGTCGAGTTCGCCGCGGAACTCATCGTCAGCGAACTCGTCACCAACGCCGTGCGCTACGCCACCGGCCCCATCTCCCTCCGTCTGATCAACGGGGACAGCCTGATCTGCGAGGTCTCGGACGGCAGCAACACCTCCCCCCATCTGCGGCTGGCCTCGGCACTCGACGAAGGCGGCCGGGGACTGTTCCTCATCGCCAGGACCAGCGAACGCTGGGGGACCCGCCGGACCAGCGCGGGAAAGACCATCTGGGCCGAACTGAGCCTCTCCTGACCCACGATCCTCCCTCGTGATCCCCCCTCCGGGTCACGCGTTGTGGCGCGTCCGCGGCCGTGCCACCGGTCTGTCCCATTGGTCGCCCAGGACCAGGAGCGGGTCGAACATGACGATGACGGCCGCCAGGAGGAGGAAGACCACAGGCCCCAGGAGCACCGGGAGGATGAACGAGGCCGGGAAGTCGGAGCCCGACGAGCTCGCGGCGCTCTGGACGTGTACCGTCACCGCCGCCATGCCGATGTAGTGCATCCCGGTGACGGCGATCCCCATGACGACGCTCGCGCCCAGGCTCGCGAAGAAGCCGTGGATGGAGACCGCCGCCCAGAGCGCGGCGGTCGCCGCGACCACGGCGACCACGATGGAGGCGGCGACCGTCGGAGCGGCGTACTCCAGATGGCCGGCCAGCCGGATCCCGGCCGTGCCGGTGTAGTGCATCGCCGCGACTCCCAGCCCCGTGACCGTGCCCGCGAGTGCGAGGGTCCACCGGCTGGCGCCCCGGTAGCCGACGACGAATACGCCGATGCCCACCATCACGATCGCCACGAAGAGGCTGAGAATCGTCAGGGTTCCGTCGTAACTGATCGGTGTCTCTTCGACGTTGAAGCCGATCATGGCGATGAAGTGCATGGTCCAGATACCGGAACCGATGGCCCCGGCCCCCAGGGCCAGCCAGCCGGCCTTCCAGGAGTGTTCGGCTCGCAGCGAGCGTGTGGTGCAGCGCAGGCCGAGAGCCGCGCCGAGACATGCCATGAGGTAGGCAGCGATGGGTGTGATGAGTCCGTAGTGGAATCCGTCGACGGTGCCGCGCATCAGTAGGACGACCTTTTGGCTCAGGAAGTGGGTACTGGGGCGTGGGGGGCGACGTGATTATGGGCTGTACGACGGCGGTCCGGACCGATTCGTACGGTCTCGTCTTCTTAACGAAGTTGGCTGGGAACAGTCGGAGGCGGTGGCCGGAAGCCTCAGGAGCACTGCCTGGTGTCGTACGTGAAGGTCTTTGGATCCACGCCGATGAACTCGCCGCCGCCGCTCGGGCAGACGGCCGCGACGGCGACGCCGCCGAGGTAGACCCGCCCGTAGGAGTCGTACGGATGGGTCCTGCCGGTGTCGCTGGTGTCGGCGGAGAGCCGGAAGGGACGGCCGTTGTCCTTGACGGTCTGGGTCAGGGTCTCGTCGCCGTGGGCGATCTCGAAGTCCAGGTTGTACTCGCAGTACTGCCGCTGTGTGTACGCCAGGACGATCACGGTCACCTGCTCGCCCTGCTTCAGGGAGATGGAGTTGTGTTCGAAGTAGTCGCCCTCCTCGGCGTCGGGATCGCTGCTCTGTACGACCGGGAACCGCTGGTCGAGGTCGACCCTCAG includes:
- a CDS encoding flavin reductase family protein, which produces MELDLRTAMRHFATGVGVVSTHLAEAGAPGGRRHDAVTVNSLAPVSYDPPLISFCLRQESVFLADMLVAGVCAVSILGADGAKTAGQLARPRQNRVEALEALPADRGEHTGALIFDGLGWLECALADSFTAGDHLMVIGRVLATGVRAPGDPLVFLHGALRSATAN
- a CDS encoding prephenate dehydrogenase; this encodes MIRTAAVVGTGFIGTSAALALSRRGVQVYLLDADESAARVAAALGAGTFGPPGQRVDLAVLAVPPAWVAQVLAEQQHRALAHSYTDVASVKSATALAITRGAADHTSYVGGHPLAGSEHSGPLTARADLFEGRPWVLTPGIETSPAALNRTLAAVALCGATPLVMEPAAHDRTVALVSHAPHLVASLMAARLQGAPPEVLRLVGQGLRDATRIAGGDPGLWSDIIRSNALAIGETLRELMKDLETVVGALRDIEMSGSQVRTDASAALGELLARGQDGWATVHGRGHPTPAGHLTLQIAVADLPGELGRLLLAAAEIGVDVEDVQLCGPGDAAGLAVRIAATPVTAESIRHRLADGGWHVSVVDPGLATAHPA
- a CDS encoding LLM class flavin-dependent oxidoreductase, with amino-acid sequence MAEQKNAPVRGSARGTAPVPLSVLDLAAVGEGYTAREALNTSVRLARLAESRGFHRYWVAEHHSMPGISSSSPAVILAHLAAHTERIRLGSGGVMLPNHAPLVVAEQFGTLEALAPGRVDLGLGRAPGTDGATAAALRRTDKPAAAGDAFGGEVEELIRFLDNDFPDGHPYQRIHAIPGPVQGPTERPQVWLLGSSGFSARLAAEWGLPFAFAHHFSAQNTLPALDLYRTAFRPSATLAEPYAVIGVFAFAAEDPETARREALTGALATVRLRSGRPGLIPTAEEAAAHAFSAQEQGALGSWLDNALYGTADEVRAGLDELQKRTGADELMLAMNSHGTEARVRSYQLIADAYALPGGDAGPR
- a CDS encoding ATP-binding SpoIIE family protein phosphatase, which produces MLHAWDRDHVLAALLLAFIALIAFLQLAVDPGLFPWAGYSVLAELIASALLPLRLTFVVGVADLGAVAGVYGAGVQGVATRDRFITVLAVFLAFVVSLFVCRLREKRDRRLRNLTISRARLRLLSEAGRRVGSTLDVSRTAAELADVAVVDFADLVRVDLVATREPFAAPTTGAQRVFPAASRAGPSAGPGGPPGPGDPMTYRESSGPATCLATGGSVLSQDPATTATWFTPGAAEPAEAGEAGPASAMAVALRARRGTLGVVVFGRLGTRPPFDEDDVLLAKEIASRAAVCIDNARRYTRERETALALQRSLLPQEMPSLMAVETHSRYLPADSAAGVGGDWFDVIPLSGARVALIVGDVAGHGIQASATMGRLRTAVRTLADIELTPDELLTRLDGIVLHRTAGVRNEIADTDLSATCLYAVYDPVTCECTVARAGHAPPVVRYPDGTVDLLDAPAGPPLGVGGLPFESATAHVPEGSLVVLYTDGLIESYDHDIDEGLDLLRAALRGTNPSMSDAADHILRSLLPNPPRDDVALLIARTGALGADQVAGWQLPSAPAAVAQARKYATDQLTAWDMSEDVEFAAELIVSELVTNAVRYATGPISLRLINGDSLICEVSDGSNTSPHLRLASALDEGGRGLFLIARTSERWGTRRTSAGKTIWAELSLS
- a CDS encoding MHYT domain-containing protein, which produces MRGTVDGFHYGLITPIAAYLMACLGAALGLRCTTRSLRAEHSWKAGWLALGAGAIGSGIWTMHFIAMIGFNVEETPISYDGTLTILSLFVAIVMVGIGVFVVGYRGASRWTLALAGTVTGLGVAAMHYTGTAGIRLAGHLEYAAPTVAASIVVAVVAATAALWAAVSIHGFFASLGASVVMGIAVTGMHYIGMAAVTVHVQSAASSSGSDFPASFILPVLLGPVVFLLLAAVIVMFDPLLVLGDQWDRPVARPRTRHNA